Genomic window (Vibrio gallicus):
GTCTAAACCTTGGTTGGTGACTAAGCCAACTAGCACTGAGCGATTTGCAATATCTTTAACTACTAGGTTGTCATCTGCATCTAGCGCTAATTTAATAGAAACCATATTGGTGTTTTGATTCACGTATCCATACACATCACCGCCACCATGAGAGATCACCTTTAGTAGCTCACTGTGCGGCACATAGATCCAACGCGAGTCCCCTTTTTCGTGCTCAGAAACCGAGAGATTACTTTGTAAAAGCACCAATTTAACCAGGTTACCCGTTGGACCAACCTTGTGTACACGCCAATCCTTAAGGTCGATTTTAAAGCCCTCTTTACGCAATAAACCGCTGCCCATTTCATGGGTAACATGCAGGCTATTTTGGGTTTCGATTTCGGATTGAACATCCTCTAGGGTTGCCTTACTGCTTTCAATAACATGTAAGATCTCACTTTGATCAAAGGCGTATTCTAGTGCAAATTCACGCATCACCTCACGCACGATCACCCGAGATTCTGGGCTATTCCATAGGCAATCTTGAATTAGGATAAGATCAAGAGCGTTGATCTTTTGTCGGCCATTAAAAAATGCACTGGCTTTAAGCAATTTTACCGCTTTCTTCCATCGACGATCGGATACATAAAGGTCATCGGCTTTAAGCGTGGTTTCAACCTGCTGGTGGCGTTTCTCCAGCATACTTTTGAGTAAGTAGAGCTTATCGAATAGTGCTTCACTTAACGGGATCTGATCAAGTTCACTCAACCACTGAGTATACTCTTGATTGGAGATTTTTAGCTCATCAGGTACCTCAGCCTCTTGGGTAGTCCCAACCGTCAGCATGCTATAAAAGTTGCGCTTATCTTGAATCCGATTGACGAACACACGCACTAACATGCGATCATATAACGCCTCAAGGCCGCTTTCTTCATCTGGTAATTCATTTGACGCTGAGATCAACAGCCGCATTGGGACCTTTTCGATATCATTGCCATTTTTAAAGGTTTTTTCGTTGACTACCGTCAATAGGGTATTGAGGATCGCAGGGCCGGCCTTCCAAATTTCATCCAGAAAAACAACATTTGCTTTAGGCAGGTAGCCATCAGTCAATCGCACATAGCGTCCGTTGTCCTTTAGCTCTTGAATACTTAAAGGTCCAAACACCTCTTCAGGGGTTGAAAATCGAGTCATTAAATATTCAAAATAGCTGCTGCTTTGAAAGGCACTAATTAGGCGTTTAGCAATCAGGCTTTTAGCGATACCCGGAGGCCCTAATAAGAATACACTCTCTCCGGAAAGTGCTGCGAGCAGGCACAACTTAATCGTATGTTCACGCTCATAAACCCCTTCAGATAGATGTTTAACGAGTTTATCAATTCGCTCCGAACGGAGCGCTCGATGTGCGTGTGTGGCACTGCTGGCTTGTATCATTCCTTTACCTACCTATATAACTATCTAACCACGATCTAGGCTACGACTATGTTACCTTGTGATTGTGTACATGAACTCGATTTCATGTGCTTCCTTTGTATATAGCAAGGTAACGAGAACTGGATCACATTGCAATCTTAGTTTTCAATATTAGAAACATCAATATTTATCAAGGTGTTAGGCAGGAAATATCCTTATATATTTATTCAAGTGCAAAAGCGTGATCGAGTACATATAATCGATACAATCATTCCTCGAATTGACAATAAAAATGCACAAAATCATTCATAAATGGAAGAGCCTGTCCTTAGTTGAGGAACCTCTCATTTTGCCAAATAAGTTGGCTATTTCTCACACCTCCATTCGACACCCAGGCGCCGTAGTCATATTGGCAAAACTCGATGACAATACCGTTTTATTACTTAATCAGTACCGCCCGTCTATTAAACAGTGGCTACTAGAGATACCCGCTGGCACCATGAAGCAAGATGAATCACCGCTAATTGCGGCTAAACGAGAGCTTGAAGAAGAGACCGGATATAGCGCAAAGCGCTGGCAAAGCCTTGGAACCTTGACCCCGATGGCTGGATTTTGTAATGAAGTGCAGCACCTGTTTGTGGCTGAGGAACTTCATTTGGAGAACCGCTTACATAAAGACGACGAAGAGGTTATTGAGTTACAAACCATTACCTGTAATGACCTATTACAAGCTATTCAAAGGGACGATATCACCGATGCCAAAACGATAGCGACTGTTGCCAAAGCTATGTTGTGTGGCAAACTGTAGTGACAAACACTCGGTTATAGTAAGGAATAAAAATGGACTTTCGCTCAGACACGGTCACCCGCCCAACCCAAGCCATGCGCGATGCAATGGCTAACGCCGCTGTTGGGGATGATGTTTATGGTGACGATCCTACAATTAATGAGTTGGAGAACTGGGTAGCACAACGCCATGGATTTGAAGCGGCCCTATTTACTACCTCCGGCACCCAGGCCAACTTGTTAGGCCTTATGTCCCATTGTGAACGCGGCGATGAATATCTTTGTGGTCAACAGGCTCACAATTACCGTTACGAGGCAGGAGGCGCAGC
Coding sequences:
- a CDS encoding ATPase RavA domain-containing protein; translated protein: MIQASSATHAHRALRSERIDKLVKHLSEGVYEREHTIKLCLLAALSGESVFLLGPPGIAKSLIAKRLISAFQSSSYFEYLMTRFSTPEEVFGPLSIQELKDNGRYVRLTDGYLPKANVVFLDEIWKAGPAILNTLLTVVNEKTFKNGNDIEKVPMRLLISASNELPDEESGLEALYDRMLVRVFVNRIQDKRNFYSMLTVGTTQEAEVPDELKISNQEYTQWLSELDQIPLSEALFDKLYLLKSMLEKRHQQVETTLKADDLYVSDRRWKKAVKLLKASAFFNGRQKINALDLILIQDCLWNSPESRVIVREVMREFALEYAFDQSEILHVIESSKATLEDVQSEIETQNSLHVTHEMGSGLLRKEGFKIDLKDWRVHKVGPTGNLVKLVLLQSNLSVSEHEKGDSRWIYVPHSELLKVISHGGGDVYGYVNQNTNMVSIKLALDADDNLVVKDIANRSVLVGLVTNQGLDAQTHQKWYGLAQNAVNELQKAELTLTQVRSAFHGALPHNFIEPELPTAMESGLQKLAQSLSAAQGQSKKLAQRIGFMADYYSQ
- a CDS encoding NUDIX hydrolase → MHKIIHKWKSLSLVEEPLILPNKLAISHTSIRHPGAVVILAKLDDNTVLLLNQYRPSIKQWLLEIPAGTMKQDESPLIAAKRELEEETGYSAKRWQSLGTLTPMAGFCNEVQHLFVAEELHLENRLHKDDEEVIELQTITCNDLLQAIQRDDITDAKTIATVAKAMLCGKL